GCGATCTAGATTCGACTATCGTGAACCCGACCGGTTACTTCTCTGACATGACCGAGTTTGCCTCGATGGCGAAGAAGGGGCGGGTGCTCTTATTTGGAAAGGGAGACAACAAAATGAACCCGATCCACGGGCAGGATCTGGCATACTACTGCGTGCGCTCCATTTCTGAGAAGCACTCGCCCTTGAACGTCGGTGGTCCTGATGTGTATACCTACCGGGAAATGGCAGAGCTCGCTAGTCAGACTGTGAACCCAGAAGCCAAAATCACCTCCATACCGGTTTGGACGGTGAAGGCCATGCTTCCGTTCCTGAGGATCACGAACAAAAAGCAGTACGACTTATTTCAATTTTTCTTCTATGTGATGACCCATGACGTGGTGGCCGAGCCTTACGGGAAAATCGATTTGAAGACGTATTTTGAAGAGGGAGAAGCGTCTCGTTAACCCTCTCAGGCGAAGGTAAGAACTTCTTTTATAAATGGCAAAACGAACTTTTGTTCTAAAATAGACATATAAATAAGGACAAAAGTGAGTGGTTTCAAATGACATTAACAGACATTATTAAGGAGATTCAAAAACTCAATACCTCAGACCAACTACGTTTGAAAGAGTTTTTCA
The nucleotide sequence above comes from Pontibacillus chungwhensis. Encoded proteins:
- a CDS encoding SDR family oxidoreductase translates to MKRVLVAGATGYLGRYVVKAFKEAGYSVKVLVRSKEKMKEEGPFSSPAIMEAVDEFVVGDVAEPASLKGICSDVDYVFSSVGLTRQKGKLTFKDVDYKGNLNLLKEAEESKVERFMYINVHGAEDCPSALIQAKKKFVQELEKSDLDSTIVNPTGYFSDMTEFASMAKKGRVLLFGKGDNKMNPIHGQDLAYYCVRSISEKHSPLNVGGPDVYTYREMAELASQTVNPEAKITSIPVWTVKAMLPFLRITNKKQYDLFQFFFYVMTHDVVAEPYGKIDLKTYFEEGEASR